One genomic region from Candidatus Eisenbacteria bacterium encodes:
- a CDS encoding thioredoxin domain-containing protein, producing MLRRISRAAAWLVLILPAAALASDDVPWDLIDGGADLKGVRKEAAAEVLASAKCYGGCEGTILSCLSKSGGDPIARRLAAFVVRRVKADRDPEEILKEIEDRRLSAFPEKPLDPDVAKTPLCGDAKAPIRVVLYADFGCPYCKATATALRDLVQKDPKRIAYYFKNYPLKSNDRAVPAARALLAAEKQGKFWEMHDFLFANDKDLSDAAIEAGAKKVGLDLARFRADQEDPSVVERLRAEKMEGIRFGVKKTPGILVNGKPYRGVRTWEELFDRIEEERDLLDVK from the coding sequence CTCGTCCTGATCCTTCCCGCCGCCGCGCTCGCCTCGGACGACGTTCCCTGGGACCTGATCGACGGAGGAGCGGATCTCAAGGGGGTTCGCAAGGAAGCCGCGGCCGAGGTGCTCGCCTCGGCGAAGTGCTACGGCGGGTGCGAGGGAACGATCCTCTCTTGTCTTTCGAAGTCGGGGGGCGATCCGATCGCTCGGAGGCTCGCCGCGTTCGTGGTTCGACGCGTGAAGGCGGACCGGGATCCGGAAGAGATCCTCAAGGAGATCGAGGACAGGAGGCTCTCCGCGTTTCCCGAGAAGCCTCTCGATCCGGATGTCGCCAAGACGCCGCTCTGCGGGGACGCGAAGGCCCCGATTCGGGTCGTTCTCTACGCGGACTTCGGCTGCCCGTACTGCAAGGCGACCGCGACGGCGCTCCGCGATCTCGTCCAAAAGGACCCGAAGCGAATCGCTTATTACTTCAAGAACTATCCGCTCAAGTCGAACGACAGGGCGGTCCCCGCCGCGCGCGCGCTTCTCGCCGCGGAGAAGCAGGGGAAGTTCTGGGAGATGCACGACTTTCTCTTCGCGAACGACAAGGATCTCTCCGACGCGGCGATCGAGGCCGGCGCGAAGAAGGTCGGCCTTGACCTCGCGCGCTTCCGCGCGGACCAAGAGGACCCGTCGGTCGTCGAGCGTCTCCGCGCGGAGAAGATGGAGGGGATCCGGTTCGGCGTAAAGAAGACGCCGGGCATCCTCGTGAACGGAAAACCGTACCGGGGCGTTCGGACGTGGGAGGAGCTCTTCGACCGGATCGAGGAGGAGCGCGATCTGCTCGATGTGAAGTAG
- a CDS encoding tetratricopeptide repeat protein, with the protein MSLVRPFFVLPILAALLSGSAAGASGGKGGEQEIARLEEKSARAPENAEILRDLGLLYLDAGRFDKAMARLKKAARLDPEERTLPLLLGLCHEGRREWAGALDAYRLYRSDDRSSAVARTVRGRMNRVVRMVYEERASALAAEPAPLSPGLLAVRPFEVIGETETYGNLGKGIAEQLINDLSLVKDFPVVPRLLFEALRAEVERSRAAGRDPLAVASLDAMLGAGWSLGGTIAPREEDDEIRIDYFLANNETGEVSPPSTLSGPLADFLALEKRLAFDVIQKFGVPLAEGERRAVAAVPTRHFRAFLAYCDALAAEDRGDSDAARALYAQARRLDPSFALAAERAERTAGSAEAIRAIAEAEIAYPTEIRTERRLARSAGLLLPAPFPERGEASDLSNVRAAARADLVIRVDRP; encoded by the coding sequence ATGAGCCTCGTCCGTCCCTTCTTCGTCCTTCCGATTCTTGCCGCCCTCCTGTCGGGATCCGCCGCCGGCGCTTCGGGAGGGAAAGGCGGCGAGCAGGAGATCGCCCGTCTCGAGGAGAAGAGCGCGAGGGCGCCGGAGAACGCGGAGATCCTCAGGGACCTCGGCCTTCTCTACCTCGACGCGGGGCGCTTCGACAAGGCGATGGCCCGCCTCAAGAAGGCGGCGCGCCTCGACCCGGAGGAGCGCACGCTCCCGCTTCTCCTCGGTCTCTGCCACGAGGGGCGAAGGGAATGGGCCGGGGCGCTCGATGCCTATCGCCTGTACCGGAGCGACGACCGCTCGAGCGCGGTCGCACGCACCGTGCGGGGCCGAATGAACCGAGTCGTCCGCATGGTCTACGAGGAACGAGCCTCGGCCCTCGCCGCGGAGCCCGCCCCGCTCTCCCCGGGTCTTCTCGCCGTCCGCCCCTTCGAGGTGATCGGCGAGACCGAGACCTACGGCAATCTCGGGAAGGGGATCGCCGAGCAGCTGATCAACGATCTTTCGCTTGTCAAGGATTTCCCCGTCGTGCCGCGGCTCCTCTTCGAGGCGCTCCGCGCGGAGGTGGAGCGCTCGCGCGCGGCGGGACGCGACCCGCTCGCGGTCGCCTCGCTCGATGCGATGCTCGGGGCGGGCTGGTCGCTCGGCGGGACGATCGCGCCGCGCGAGGAGGACGACGAGATCCGGATCGACTACTTCCTCGCGAACAACGAGACGGGCGAGGTCTCTCCGCCCTCGACGCTCTCCGGCCCCCTCGCGGACTTTCTCGCGCTCGAGAAGCGTCTCGCGTTCGACGTGATTCAGAAGTTCGGGGTCCCGCTCGCGGAAGGGGAACGCCGCGCGGTCGCCGCCGTCCCGACACGGCATTTCCGCGCGTTTCTCGCCTACTGCGACGCCCTCGCCGCGGAGGACCGAGGGGATTCGGATGCGGCGCGCGCTCTCTACGCGCAAGCGCGGCGTCTCGATCCTTCCTTCGCGCTCGCCGCGGAGAGGGCGGAACGAACAGCCGGTTCCGCGGAGGCGATCCGAGCGATCGCGGAGGCGGAGATCGCTTATCCCACGGAGATCCGAACGGAGCGGCGCCTCGCGAGATCCGCCGGGCTGCTTCTTCCGGCCCCCTTCCCGGAGCGCGGCGAGGCGAGCGATCTCTCCAACGTGCGCGCCGCCGCGCGCGCGGATCTCGTGATCCGGGTGGATCGGCCATGA
- a CDS encoding T9SS type A sorting domain-containing protein encodes MDVIFDGAYGTQVAPLKYHVHWPSATDQFYVYNPTEINARRSYYAVNYVPTFRWDGKYIKDPSDFGTYAQWYSFVRTTIDTLSDNPAPIRIEVEHYLSPPDDPDSIYIKIDVIAEEAVSGTLRLRCAIVQYWVRVVGQGKFYYPFRDMIPSTAGEVVPNLSAGDSLHFEYVVPYDSANYHIDRMQSTVWVQNDVGKAVLNAATGFIPQISTDVPGGVPLRVVLDQNMPNPFNPTTTIGFSVDQDGQVRLSVFSPTGRLVTDLVDGAVGEGSHMVTWDGRDRTGREVGSGVYYYRLDTDKTSLTKKMILVR; translated from the coding sequence ATGGACGTGATCTTTGATGGGGCGTATGGGACGCAGGTTGCGCCCCTCAAGTACCACGTGCACTGGCCGTCAGCCACGGATCAGTTCTATGTCTACAACCCGACGGAGATCAACGCTCGCAGGTCCTACTACGCCGTCAACTACGTGCCCACGTTCCGCTGGGACGGGAAGTACATCAAGGATCCGAGCGATTTCGGCACGTACGCGCAATGGTACTCCTTTGTTCGGACCACGATCGACACGCTGTCGGACAACCCGGCCCCGATCCGCATCGAGGTCGAGCACTACCTTTCTCCGCCGGATGATCCCGATTCGATCTACATCAAGATCGACGTGATCGCCGAGGAGGCGGTGAGCGGCACGCTCCGGCTCCGCTGCGCGATCGTTCAATACTGGGTGCGCGTGGTCGGCCAGGGCAAGTTCTACTACCCGTTCCGGGACATGATCCCGAGCACGGCGGGCGAGGTCGTTCCGAACCTCTCGGCCGGCGACTCGCTCCACTTCGAGTACGTGGTTCCCTACGACAGCGCGAACTACCACATCGACCGGATGCAGAGCACGGTGTGGGTGCAGAACGACGTCGGGAAGGCGGTCCTGAACGCAGCGACCGGCTTCATTCCCCAGATCTCGACCGATGTTCCCGGCGGGGTTCCGCTTCGCGTGGTTCTCGATCAGAACATGCCGAACCCGTTCAACCCGACGACCACGATCGGCTTCTCGGTCGATCAAGACGGCCAGGTCCGTCTTTCGGTCTTCTCGCCGACGGGACGTCTCGTCACGGACCTCGTCGACGGCGCGGTCGGAGAGGGCTCCCACATGGTGACATGGGACGGCCGCGACCGGACCGGCCGCGAGGTCGGAAGCGGCGTGTACTACTATCGGCTCGATACGGACAAGACATCCTTGACCAAGAAGATGATTCTCGTCCGCTGA